The Wolbachia endosymbiont of Ctenocephalides felis wCfeT genomic interval TATTAAACATATTAGTACCAAAACGCCAACTAAGAAGTTTTATTAATTCCTCTACAAGACTTGGTTGACACCCTAGCCTGATAGCAATGGGAAAAAAACTATCATCTAATGAATGTTTTTTAATACTATTCTCAATCCCATCACACGTTGGCTCTATATGAATATAAGGCAGCTTCATACAAACTCCACTAAAATATAGTTAAAATATTAACATGATTTATCTAATTTATTATTAAATTAATATACAAAATTAATATATACAGCCCACTGCCTCGCTAACGTTATTAAACCCATCCTTTCTTATCAGCTCTGCAAGTTCCAGGCTAATTTTGTTTACGATTTGAGGCCCTTGGTATATGAGAGCGGTGTACAATTGCACTAAAGAGGCTCCTGTTTTTATTTTTTCATATGCATCAGCACCGCTTGAAATGCCACCGCACCCTATTAATAAAACTTTTCCGCTAGTAAGCTTATACATATCGCTCAGTAATGCAGTTGAAGGTTTGAACAACGGTTTGCCACTTAATCCACCAACTTCACTTTGGTGAGAGTGCAAACCATCTCGGTTTACTGTAGTGTTGCTCACTATTAAGCCATTAATTTTATATTCTAACACTAACTCAGCAATATTTTCCTTCGTCTGTTGATCTATATCTGGTGAGATTTTTAATATTATCGGTATAGATTCAGAACTATCAATTGATTTACGTGTTATATTGATTTCCCTCAATAATTCTGACAGTTCTTGTTTATTATGTAGAGCACGTAAGTTAGGAGTATTTGGAGATGAGATGTTTAGCACTACATAATTGCTTTTTCCATACACCATCTTTATTAGATCAACATAATCGCTGATTTGATCCTTCGCTGTGCTATTTCTTCCTATATTTATACCAAAAATATAATCATCATGATCTATTTGTTTAAGAAGATAATCTATTCCTTTATTATTAAATCCTAATCTATTAATTATCGCATAATCTTTTACCAATCGAAAAATTCTTGGTTTGTTATTTCCATATTGTGGGTTACGAGTTACGGTACCAACTTCAACAAATCCAAAGCCAAACGAGAGCATTGGTTTTATTACTTCTGCATTCTTATCAAAACCTGCAGCAAGACCCACAGGACTCCTAAGTTTGTTAACAAAAAAGTCCACACTTAAAGATTCAGGCAACTCCATGGGTTTTCTACATGGCATTCTCTTTAATACCATAATTGCCAAAGAATGAGCAGCTTCAGGTGGCAGTAAAAACAGTAAATTACGCAATATCATTTTATGAAATAATATAATTGCTTTTTATATAACATAATTTCGCCCTCTTGTTCAGTTTATATTAGTAAATTAATTTCCTTTTTACATTAATATAGAAATTAATATAATTAAAAATATTAGTTAATATATCAATAAATATAAGAGGATGTTATGGTTTCATTAAAGGAATATCTTAGAACAATAAGGAGTCACTTTAAAAGCGTTAGCGGCAGCAAGATCAAATTTGAAGTGCTAGAAGAAAAATTTATTGGATTTGAGAAAAGCTACCTTCAATTGCAAGGCGCTCAAAGTACATCCGCAGATGAGTTAGATAAATTGTATAAAAGTGTGCAAGAGTTTATTGTGCAAGATTTAAAAAGTGAATCTCTAAATAAATTTGAACTTTTAAGTGGTAGTCAAGAGACGCAAGAAATAAACGATCTATTGTATAAAGGGAAATCAACAGATGAAAGCAGTCAAAAACAATTAGAAGAGATAAGAAGTAAATATAATGTTCTAGAACGACTTCTAAAGATGAAAGAACAAGCTAGTAATCTTAAAGAAGAAATTTCTGAATCACGTAAAGCGTTGGAAGCACTGGAAGACAAGCATAGTGATAAAGCTGAAGTACAGAAAGACAAAACACCTACTAATGCAAGCCAAAGGAAACAAAGAGGGAGAAAGGGTCCGTTGCATGCAACAAAAGAAGAAGTAACAGTGAAGAAAACAGCGGATGTGAATAAACGAACGAGAGAACTTGAATGTGCGATAGGATTAGTTGATAGCATGATAAAGGAAAAAAAGAGAATTGAAATAACAAAAAAGCAAGCTATTAAACTGCTCAGAACATTGGAAAAAACAAGAAAAGAGAATGAAGGATTTATAGAAGGTGAAAAAGTATTCTATGCATCACAAATACAGAAGGTAAAAGAAAATACAGATGACCATAAGACAGAAACCGAATCACTGGATACATTACAAAACATGAAAGAGGCTCGTTATAGGATAGAAATAGTTGAAAAATTAATTCTGGAGATAAAACAAAGAATTACTTTATGTGACAATGAGATACAGAAGCTACAGGAATTAATTGATAAAGAATCAGAAAGTAAAACCACTACCTCAAGCACCAAATCTGAAGACACAAAACTTGAGAAAGTAGAAGCCAAAAGCCCTACTTATGGAAAGAAGCGTTAGCTTTGTATTTCGAGAGGTTGGCTTACTTGTAAAACAGTGCCATTCCAGTACTTGACACATAACTGTACGAACATTGCATTTTAGGCCAGTTACCAACAAAAGGGTGTTACCCCAGTGCTAGACACTGGGGTGGCTTTGTTGCATAGCTAAAGTAAAAAGAACTGGCAGTTACTGACAAAATTCATTATAAATAGGCATTTAACCGACAAAGGAAAAATATGCCAGTCAAAATGAAAGTCAGTAACTGCTACGAATATAACAAATTTCTCCAAGAAAGAGGAAATATTTTTTATTACGTCAACGATGCCATAGAAAATTGGTACGAAAAAAGTCCCAAAATGGCCGGTGGCAACAATATTTATAGTGATAAAGTCGTAATTCTAATTCACATAATAACTTATTTGTTTAGAATAGGCCTAAGACAAACGGTGGGGTTTATAGCGGGATACCTTGAGCAAATAGGGAAAAATTTGCAAGTTATCAGCTATTCCCAGGCTTCCAGAAGATTCAAAAAGCTTAACTTAAAAATTAATGATCGAAGACATGATAAAAACAGTATGGAAAATATTGAGATCGCCATAGATAGCACTGGAATAAGCATCTACAATAATATTCCAGGCCATAGTAAGGCAAACGGTACAGATAGAAAGTACCGTGGCTATAAGCAAACAAGAAAATTGCATGTAATGCTGGAGATAGGTAGCAAAAAAGTCATAGCTGCAAAATACAGTAGTGGAGTTTATTCTGACCACTATGGAGCCTGTGATCTTATTGCAAGGGCTAATGCTAAATACAATATAAGCACACTATATGCAGACAGAGCATATAATCGAAAGAAGTTATACAAATTGTGCAATGAGCTTGGCATAAAGACAAAAATTCCTCTGCAAAACAATGCAGTGGAGCATCCAAAGCTGGATTATATGGCTGAGAGAAATTCTACAATCAAGCTCATAAAGTCATATGGTGAAGATGGTATGAAGAAGTGGAAAAA includes:
- a CDS encoding quinone-dependent dihydroorotate dehydrogenase, which gives rise to MILRNLLFLLPPEAAHSLAIMVLKRMPCRKPMELPESLSVDFFVNKLRSPVGLAAGFDKNAEVIKPMLSFGFGFVEVGTVTRNPQYGNNKPRIFRLVKDYAIINRLGFNNKGIDYLLKQIDHDDYIFGINIGRNSTAKDQISDYVDLIKMVYGKSNYVVLNISSPNTPNLRALHNKQELSELLREINITRKSIDSSESIPIILKISPDIDQQTKENIAELVLEYKINGLIVSNTTVNRDGLHSHQSEVGGLSGKPLFKPSTALLSDMYKLTSGKVLLIGCGGISSGADAYEKIKTGASLVQLYTALIYQGPQIVNKISLELAELIRKDGFNNVSEAVGCIY